CTGCTGTGGAGGGTGTGGGGCTCGATCCGCAGATGGGGTTTCTCCATGCCCTTCGTCCGGGCCGCGCGGCATTGGCGCTCGATCTGATGGAGGAGTTGCGCAGCGTAGTGGCTGATCGTCTTGTCCTCACGTTGATCAATCGTCGTCAAATCGCGGCCAAACATTTCCAAGCTCGGCCTGGCGGGGCCGTGCATCTGGAGGATGAGGCGAGAAAGGATGTGATTATCGCATACCAGAAACGTAAGCAGGAGGAAATTACTCATCCGGTGCTGGATCAGAAGATGCCGTTGGGACTCGTGCCCCATGTCCAAGCTCGCTTACTGGCTCGTGTGCTGCGCGGCGATCTGGAGGCCTATCCGCCGTATCTGCATCGGTAGGGTAGAGGGATGAATGTGCTCATCACCTATGATGTTTCAACGGAGACAGCGGCGGGACGCAAGCGACTACGCAAAGTCGCGTTGACGTGTCTGGATTTCGGGCAACGGGTCCAGAAATCGGTGTTCGAATGTTCGGTCAGCGAAATACAGTACGAGGAGGTGGTGCGGCGGTTGTTGAACATCATTGACGAGAAAAAGGACAGTCTGCGGGTCTATCGTTTGATTGAGCCGAAGGAGAAATATGTGAAGGTCTATGGAGTGAACACGTCGGTCGATTTCGAGGAGCCGTTGGTTCTGTGAGCGCGGACCTGGAGCGCTGAGAAAAACCAGGGAGGGTCGCGATGAAGTTAACCACTGGTTTGAATAGAAGATTTGGTGAATGTGAGGGGAGCGTCGCTTTGGAGCATGAGAGGTGTTCTCTCGGTTCGCGCAGAGATTGCCTCAAGTTAACGGTAGTAGAAGGTTTTGCAGTAGTACTGTAGCGCCCGCTCGAAAGGGCGGGCGAGGATTGAAACATGACATCGACGACCGAGAGCATCTGCCCGTAAGTTTGTAGCGCCCGCTCGAAAGGGCGGGCGAGGATTGAAACATTCACGTGAGCTCCATTGCTCGCGTCTGCTATTGTAGCGCCCGCTCGAAAGGGCGGGCGAGGATTGAAACCGAAATACGGGGTATTGGGATTGCATATGCAAAGGTAGCGCCCGCTCGAAAGGGCGGGCGAGGATTGAAACCGGATGCCGCGGATCAGCTTCTTATCAGGCCACAGTAGCGCCCGCTCGAAAGGGCGGGCGAGGATTGAAACCAGATAATTGAGCTGCTCGCTACACACGTGGATGTGTAGCGCCCGCTCGAAAGGGCGGGCGAGGATTGAAACACACTCCATCCCCAGCCCGCAACGACGGATACCAGTAGCGCCCGCTCGAAAGGGCGGGCGAGGATTGAAACCCCGCTGGACGGAGCTGATGCTGGCGCCGCTCACCGTAGCGCCCGCTCGAAAGGGCGGGCGAGGATTGAAACGAGCTCGTGGAGCTGCTCGCCACACACGTGGATGGTAGCGCCCGCTCGAAAGGGCGGGCGAGGATTGAAACGCCATCGGTGCCTCCTTGTCTGGGGGCCTCAGCCCCCGTAGCGCCCGCTCGAAAGGGCGGGCGAGGATTGAAACAGGCTCATGGTGGACGGCAGAGCCGTCGTCGTGCCGGTAGCGCCCGCTCGAAAGGGCGGGCGAGGATTGAAACCGATCAGAGGCCGACCTGGCGCGACCTGCTCGCCGGTAGCGCCCGCTCGAAAGGGCGGGCGAGGATTGAAACTTTCATACCACGTCAGAATATAGAGCATTTCCATAGTAGCGCCCGCTCGAAAGGGCGGGCGAGGATTGAAACCCCTCCTTCTGGCGGGGAGTGTCCCCGCCAGGAATGTAGCGCCCGCTCGAAAGGGCGGGCGAGGATTGAAACTTCGAGCGGCGTGAAGCCCGCCGCCCGGAGCGCGGTAGCGCCCGCTCGAAAGGGCGGGCGAGGATTGAAACCTTTGTGGAGGCCGCGTTCGGCGATGACCGCCGAGTAGCGCCCGCTCGAAAGGGCGGGCGAGGATTGAAACCGAAATCAAAATCCTACCAGCCAAGCCTGGAGGGTAGTAGCGCCCGCTCGAAAGGGCGGGCGAGGATTGAAACAAGCGAATGCCCAACGGGGCCTATACTCTCAAACGTAGCGCCCGCTCGAAAGGGCGGGCGAGGATTGAAACTAAATCATCGCGTTCCCCCTCGAACACGTAATCCTGTAGCGCCCGCTCGAAAGGGCGGGCGAGGATTGAAACTTCCCGTACTCTATCTTCCATGCCTCACGTCGGCAGGTAGCGCCCGCTCGAAAGGGCGGGCGAGGATTGAAACCTGTTTTCGTGAACACGGCTTCATCACCCGACGTGGTAGCGCCCGCTCGAAAGGGCGGGCGAGGATTGAAACTACCCGTACAACAGCGCCATGATCAATTCACGCTGACGTAGCGCCCGCTCGAAAGGGCGGGCGAGGATTGAAACCACGACGCAGGCACGTACGGATAGGCGGCTCCCCGTAGCGCCCGCTCGAAAGGGCGGGCGAGGATTGAAACGCCAAGGAATTCGACCGTATTGTCAGGCTTCAG
This sequence is a window from Candidatus Nitrospira inopinata. Protein-coding genes within it:
- the cas2 gene encoding CRISPR-associated endonuclease Cas2: MNVLITYDVSTETAAGRKRLRKVALTCLDFGQRVQKSVFECSVSEIQYEEVVRRLLNIIDEKKDSLRVYRLIEPKEKYVKVYGVNTSVDFEEPLVL